A stretch of Gammaproteobacteria bacterium DNA encodes these proteins:
- a CDS encoding AAA family ATPase, with amino-acid sequence MNTPDPSILLQESEVYRHCESARVELGDAGAPLRPVGQARAEAAIRFGLRSARAGFNIYAAGPPSTGKRWLAEKLAREYAATQTPAFDVLYAPVPTQPQRLQIIKAAPGSAAGLADNMDRFLAQLSQASNRDHCL; translated from the coding sequence ATGAATACACCCGATCCATCGATCCTGCTGCAAGAATCCGAGGTTTATCGCCACTGCGAATCCGCCCGCGTAGAGCTGGGTGACGCCGGCGCGCCGCTGCGGCCGGTAGGGCAGGCACGCGCCGAGGCCGCCATCCGTTTCGGCCTGCGCAGCGCGCGTGCCGGGTTCAATATTTATGCCGCCGGGCCGCCGTCCACGGGCAAGCGCTGGCTGGCGGAGAAACTGGCGCGCGAGTACGCGGCCACGCAAACACCGGCATTTGATGTCCTGTATGCACCGGTGCCGACACAACCGCAACGACTGCAGATCATCAAGGCAGCGCCCGGCAGCGCCGCCGGACTTGCCGACAATATGGATCGCTTCCTGGCGCAGCTTTCCCAGGCGTCCAACCGCGACCACTGCCTCG